In a genomic window of Candidatus Zixiibacteriota bacterium:
- a CDS encoding GIY-YIG nuclease family protein: MNRQYYVYLMTNKNNTVIYTGVTSDLKKRVYEHKQKLVKDFTKRYNIDKLVYYEVLDDAYNAISREKQIKGGSRQKKIDLINEMNNEWKDLSKEL, translated from the coding sequence GACCAATAAAAATAACACGGTGATTTATACAGGAGTAACCAGCGATTTGAAGAAAAGAGTATATGAACACAAACAAAAATTGGTAAAGGATTTTACAAAGAGATATAACATTGATAAATTAGTGTATTATGAAGTGTTAGATGATGCATATAATGCAATTTCAAGGGAAAAGCAAATTAAGGGCGGATCAAGGCAAAAGAAAATTGATCTGATTAACGAAATGAATAATGAATGGAAGGATTTGTCCAAAGAATTATGA
- a CDS encoding DNA double-strand break repair nuclease NurA, whose amino-acid sequence MLGLTENIDKEVTEAVSFIKEALKEKPEHIEIEPGAEEKELLVLDKNLDQFSFEKIPDLSFDQKVAAVDGGSATVLKTRSFLIGIYRAGYVIFQKGKRVEENFLPLKMEIISLENSAEKYLSAYSELVGQVPNEVPEIDKILDRLRLFAEWILVKELLKRLEKGDMILVDGSLRASIVPPYELLLEVTQEALNKGIGLVGVTKTSTLYWGKKSPLIPMVVKTSEKFCPESKWFCRLSDVDLALKNPNWFGTIYVSRLKASSDYAFRVDVNRLDQTEPEKIFSWLSNLSSDPAFLGYPYPLAAAHNRARISGSEIEDIKYRLQTKALEKGISSADWDLLFRDFHEVLNADLNK is encoded by the coding sequence ATGTTAGGTTTGACTGAGAATATCGATAAAGAGGTCACTGAAGCGGTCTCCTTCATTAAGGAAGCCCTGAAGGAAAAGCCTGAGCATATCGAGATCGAGCCGGGGGCTGAGGAAAAAGAGCTTTTAGTTCTGGATAAGAATTTAGACCAGTTCTCCTTTGAAAAAATTCCCGACCTGTCTTTTGATCAGAAAGTTGCAGCGGTGGATGGTGGTTCTGCCACGGTCTTAAAAACCAGGTCGTTTCTCATTGGAATATACCGGGCTGGGTATGTTATTTTCCAGAAGGGAAAGAGAGTGGAGGAGAATTTCTTACCTTTAAAAATGGAGATCATCTCCTTAGAGAATAGTGCAGAAAAATATCTTTCTGCCTATTCTGAACTGGTTGGGCAGGTGCCGAATGAGGTCCCTGAAATTGATAAGATTCTGGACCGTCTGCGGCTTTTTGCTGAATGGATACTGGTCAAGGAACTTTTAAAAAGATTGGAAAAAGGGGATATGATTTTAGTGGACGGCTCCTTAAGGGCAAGTATCGTTCCGCCATACGAGCTTCTTCTGGAGGTTACTCAGGAAGCTCTGAATAAAGGTATTGGCCTGGTCGGGGTGACCAAGACCTCAACTCTTTACTGGGGTAAGAAATCTCCTTTGATACCGATGGTGGTCAAAACCTCAGAGAAATTCTGTCCTGAATCCAAATGGTTCTGTCGTCTATCTGATGTCGATTTAGCTCTGAAAAATCCTAACTGGTTCGGGACGATTTATGTGTCCAGACTTAAAGCCTCCTCTGATTATGCTTTCCGGGTGGATGTGAACCGGCTGGACCAGACTGAGCCGGAAAAGATTTTCTCCTGGTTATCTAATCTTTCCTCTGATCCGGCTTTCTTAGGGTATCCTTATCCTTTAGCAGCAGCGCATAACCGGGCAAGGATTTCAGGGAGCGAAATCGAGGACATAAAATATAGATTGCAGACCAAGGCATTGGAGAAAGGGATTTCGTCTGCAGACTGGGATTTGTTGTTCCGGGATTTTCACGAGGTGCTGAATGCGGATTTGAATAAATAA